The genomic stretch GTGCTGGGCGAGGTAGGCGGCGATCGTCGCGCCCGCGTCGTGTGCGCGCGTCATCAGAAATACCCTTCCTGCTTCTTCTTTTCCATCGACGCCGACGGATCGTGGTCGATCACGCGCCCCTGTCGTTCGGAGGTGGTGGCCACGAGCATCTCGGCGATGATCTTCTCCAGCGTGTCGGCATCGGATTCGATCGCGCCGGTGAGCGGATAGCAGCCCAGCGTGCGGAAGCGCACCTGCCGGGTTTGCGGCGATTCGCCTTCGCGCAGCGGCAGGCGTTCGTCGTCGACCATGATCAGCGCGCCGTCGCGCTCGACCACCGCGCGTGGCGCGGCGAGGTACAGCGACGGCACTGGAATCTTCTCGCGGTAGATGTACAGCCACACGTCGAGTTCGGTCCAGTTCGACAGGGGGAACACGCGCACCGATTCGCCTTTGTGGATGCGCGTGTTGTAGAGGTTCCACAACTCGGGACGCTGGTGCTTGGGATCCCAGCGGTGCTGCTCGCTGCGGAACGAGAAAATGCGCTCCTTCGCGCGCGATTTCTCTTCGTCGCGACGCGCGCCGCCGATGGCGGCATCGAAGCCGAACTGGTCCAGCGCCTGCTTCAGCGCCTGCGTCTTCATCACATCGGTGTGCACGGTGGCGCCGTGCGTGATCGGCCCGATGCCCTGTGCGAGGCCGTCGGGATTGGTGTGCACGTGCAGCTGCACGCCGGTTTCCTTCGCACGCTGGTCGCGGAAGGCGATCATCTCGCGGAACTTCCAGCCGGTATCGACGTGCAGCAGCGGAATCGGCGGACGCGCCGGCGCGAATGCCTTCAGCAGCAGGTGCAGCAGCACCGAGCTGTCCTTGCCGATGGAATACAGCATCACCGGATGGCGGAACTCGGCCGCGACCTCGCGCAGGATGTGGATGCTTTCCGCTTCGAGGCGGTCGAGATGGCTCAGGTCCAGGGGCAGCGTCATCGGATCGTGATCTTGCGTAATGGCCGGCATGGCGGGTCGCCGAAGCGCGCGGCTAGTTGACCACATTGTAGGAACGGCAGTGCTTCTGGCCGGAAATAAGCCACCGGCATGAGCGCATAACCCCTCATCCTTTCTGATGGCCCTCGCGCCGGCCTAGCCTGCAACGGTCCCCTTCGTCCCGTTGCCCATGTCGGCCACCTTGCCCAACGTTCCCGCCGCGCTTGCCGCGCCCCTCACGCAGGACCGGCTCGCTGCACTGGCGCGCGTGACCGACGGCCTGGATACCAACGGGCTGTGGTGGCTTTCCGGTTATGCCGCGGGCCTCGCATCGCGCGGCGCCGCCGGCGTGCAAACGGTTACAGCGCCCGTGGCCGATGGCGCGCCCGCCGGCCGGCTCACGATCGTCTACGGCAGCCAGACCGGCAATGCGAAGCGGCTGGCCGAACAACTCGCGCGCCAGAGCGAAGCCGCCGGCCTTCCGGTTCGCCTGCTCCGCGCCGACGCCTACCCCACCCGCGAGTTGAAGGACGAGCGCACGCTGTACCTGGTGATCAGCACGCAAGGCGACGGCGATCCACCGGACGATGCGCGTGCGCTGGTCGACTTCATCGCCGGCAAGCGGGCGCCCGAACTCAAGCAGCTGCGCTATGCCGTGCTCGGGCTCGGCGATTCGAGCTATCCGCAGTTCTGCGCGATCGGCAACAAGCTCGATGCACGTCTGGCTGAACTGGGCGCGACGCGGCTGCTTCCGCGCGCCGACGCGGACCTGGACCTGGAAACCGTCGCCGAGCCGTGGGTCGCGCAGGCGCTTGCGAAGGCGAAAGACGCACTGAAGCCGACGACCCCATTGGCGACCGTCACGCCGCTGCGCCCGCTGGCGGCCGCTCCGGCGCACGGGCGCGATGCGCCCTTCGCCGCCGAACTGCTCGCCAACCAGCGCATCACCGCGCGCGGCAGCACGAAGGACGTGCGCCACATCGAGCTGTCGCTCGAAGGTTCCGGCCTGCATTACGAGCCCGGCGACGCGCTCGGCCTGTGGCCGGTAAACCCGCCGGCGCTGGTCGAGGCGATCCTGCGCACGAGCGAGCTCGACGGCGATGCCGTCGTCGAACACGGCGGCCAGCGGCTGCCGCTGCGCCAGTGGCTTGGCGAGAAGCGCGAGCTCACGAAACTCGCGCGACCGTTCGTCGCGAGCCACGCCGCGCAGTCGCGCAGCGACGAACTGAACCGCCTGCTCGCACCAGACCAGCAGGCCGCGTTGACGACGCTGTTGAACGAAGCGCAGGTGCTCGATCTGCTGCGCCGTCACCCGGCAGCGTGGAGCCCGGAGGAACTCGTCGCCGCGCTGCGCCCGCTCACGCCGCGCCTGTATTCGATCGCGTCCAGCCAGAAGCACGTTGGCGATGAAGTGCACCTCACCGTCGCGCACGTCGAGTACGACGATGGCGACGGCCTGCGCTGGGGCGCGGCATCGAACCACTTCGCACGCAGCGACGAAGGTACGCGACTGCCCGTGTTCATCGAACACAACGAGCGCTTCCGCCTGCCGGCCGATGCCTCGCGCGACGTGATCATGATCGGGCCCGGCACCGGCGTCGCGCCGTTCCGCGCGTTCGTGCAGGAGCGCGCGGCGGTCGGCGCGGGCGGCCGCAACTGGCTGTTCTTCGGCAACCCGCATTTCCGCAGCGATTTCCTCTACCAGGTGGAATGGCAGCAGGCGTTGAAGGACGGCACGCTGCATCGCTTCGACCTCGCCTTCTCGCGCGACCAGTCGCACAAGGTCTACGTGCAGGACCGCCTCGTCGAACGCGGTCGCGAGCTGTTCGAGTGGCTCGAAGGCGGCGCGCATCTGTACGTCTGCGGCGACGCGACGCGCATGGCGAAGGACGTGCATGCGGCGCTGTTGTCGGTGATCGCCCGGCACGGCGGCAGGTCGGCCGAAGACGCCGAAGACTACCTCAACACCCTGCAGCAGCAGGGACGCTACGCCCGGGACGTGTATTGATGAGCAGCCATTCCGTCGAGGACATCAAGCAGCAGAGCGCGCGCCTTCGCGGCACGCTGCTGGAGTCGCTCGCCAACCCCGTCACCGGCGCGCTGAACGAGGACGACCAGACGCTGATCAAGTACCACGGCAGCTACCAGCAGGACGATCGCGACATCCGCGAGGAACGTCGGCTGGCGAAGCTGGAGCCGGCGTACGCGTTCATGATCCGCACGCGCACGCCCGGCGGCGTCGTGTCGCCGACGCAATGGCTCAAGCTGGATGGCGTCGCGACGACCTACGCCGAGCGCGGATTGCGCATCACCACCCGCCAGGCGTTCCAGTTCCACGGCGTGATCAAGACCGAACTGAAGCCGACGATGCAGGCGATCAACGCCGCGCTGATCGACACGCTCGCGGCCTGCGGCGACGTCAACCGCAACGTCGCCGTGGCGGCCAATCCCCTGCAGTCGCAGGCCCATGCGCTGGTGCATGCGCACGCGGCGGCACTGTCGGAATTCCTGCTGCCCAACACGCGCGCGTACTACGAGATCTGGCTCGACGAGGAACGCGTCGCCGGCAGCGGCAGCGAGGACGAGCCGGTCTACGGCGCGACCTACCTGCCGCGCAAGTTCAAGATCGGCTTCGCGATCCCGCCGTACAACGACGTGGACGTGTTCGCGCAGGATCTCGGGTTCATCGCCATCGTCGATGCGGACGGCCAGCTGCTCGGCTACAACGTCAGCGTCGGCGGCGGCATGGGCGCCACGCACGGCGACCCGGAAACCTATCCGCGCCTGGGCGACGTGATCGGCTTCGTCGCGCCGGAGCAGCTCACGCAGGTGGCCGTCGCCGTCATCGCGGCGCAGCGCGATTTCGGCAACCGCGTGCTGCGCAAGCGCGCGCGGCTGAAGTACACCATCGACGACCGCGGCCTTGACTGGTTCAAGGGCGAAGTCGAACGGCGCGCGGGTTTTGCCCTCTCCGATGCGCGACCGTTCGATTTCGTCCACAACGGCGACCGCTTCGGCTGGGTCGAAGGCGCGGACGGTCGCGCGCACCTGACGTTGCGCATCGTGGCCGGGCGCATCTGGGATCGCGACGGGCTGTCGCACCTCACCGGTCTGCGCGAGATCGCGCGCGTCCTCGATGCGGAGGCACCGGACGCGCAGTTCCGCCTCACGCCCAACCAGAACCTGGTAATTGCCGGCGTTCCCTCCGCATTGCGCGATCGCGTCGACGCGCTCACCGCGCATTACGGCCTGGATACGCATGCGCGCGCAACGCCGCTGGCCAAGAACGCGCTGGCCTGCGTCGCCCTGCCGACCTGCGGCCTCGCGATGGCCGAAGCCGAACGCTACCTGCCCGAGTTCACCGGCAAAGTGCAGGCACTGCTCGACGCGCAGGGCCTGCGCGATGCGCCGATCCACCTGCGCCTCAGCGGTTGCCCGAACGGTTGCTCGCGGCCGTACCTGGGCGAGATCGCGCTCGTCGGCAAGGCGCCAGGCCGTTACAACCTGATGCTCGGCGCCGACCACCGCGGCCAGCGACTGAACACGCTGTATCGCGAGAACGTCGTCGAAACGCAGATCCTCGAAGCGCTCGACCCGTTGTTCGCGCGCTACGCGAGCGAACGTCTCGACCAGGAAGGCTTCGGCGATTTCCTCGTCCGCGCCGGCATCGTCGCTCCGCCCCGTCCCACCATCGCACTGCACCTGCACGACACCGCGCTGACCGAGAACGCCGCATGAGCCCGCCCGATCCCATCACCGCCGCCGAATCGCCCCGCGCATTGGCCGAGCTCAATGCGTGGCTGGGCGGACTGAGCGCGTCCGAACGCATCGCCTGGGCGCTGGAACACACGGCCGGCGAGCATGCGCTTTCGTCGAGTTTCGGCGCGCAGGCCGCAGTGTCGCTGCATCTGGCGACGCAGCAGCGCGCGGATCTGCCTGTGATCCTGATCGACACCGGCTACCTGTTCCCCGAAACGTATCGCTTCATCGACCAGCTCACCGACCGCCTCGGCCTCAACCTCAAGGTGTATCGCCCGCAGATCGGTATCGCCTGGATGGAAGCTCGCCTGGGCAAGCTGTGGGAAAGCGGCGTGGAAGGCATCGAGCGCTACAACCGCATGCGCAAGGTCGAACCGATGCAGCGCGCGTTGAACGACCTCGGCGTGCGCACGTGGATCGCCGGCCTTCGCCGCAGCCAGTCGCGCAGCCGCGCGGCGATCGATTTCCTGCAACTGCGCGACGGCCGCTGGAAGCTGCACCCGATCGCCGACTGGAGCGATCGCGATGTATGGCAGTACCTGCAGCAGCACGACCTGCCCTAC from Lysobacter auxotrophicus encodes the following:
- the cysD gene encoding sulfate adenylyltransferase subunit CysD, giving the protein MTLPLDLSHLDRLEAESIHILREVAAEFRHPVMLYSIGKDSSVLLHLLLKAFAPARPPIPLLHVDTGWKFREMIAFRDQRAKETGVQLHVHTNPDGLAQGIGPITHGATVHTDVMKTQALKQALDQFGFDAAIGGARRDEEKSRAKERIFSFRSEQHRWDPKHQRPELWNLYNTRIHKGESVRVFPLSNWTELDVWLYIYREKIPVPSLYLAAPRAVVERDGALIMVDDERLPLREGESPQTRQVRFRTLGCYPLTGAIESDADTLEKIIAEMLVATTSERQGRVIDHDPSASMEKKKQEGYF
- a CDS encoding assimilatory sulfite reductase (NADPH) flavoprotein subunit, with translation MSATLPNVPAALAAPLTQDRLAALARVTDGLDTNGLWWLSGYAAGLASRGAAGVQTVTAPVADGAPAGRLTIVYGSQTGNAKRLAEQLARQSEAAGLPVRLLRADAYPTRELKDERTLYLVISTQGDGDPPDDARALVDFIAGKRAPELKQLRYAVLGLGDSSYPQFCAIGNKLDARLAELGATRLLPRADADLDLETVAEPWVAQALAKAKDALKPTTPLATVTPLRPLAAAPAHGRDAPFAAELLANQRITARGSTKDVRHIELSLEGSGLHYEPGDALGLWPVNPPALVEAILRTSELDGDAVVEHGGQRLPLRQWLGEKRELTKLARPFVASHAAQSRSDELNRLLAPDQQAALTTLLNEAQVLDLLRRHPAAWSPEELVAALRPLTPRLYSIASSQKHVGDEVHLTVAHVEYDDGDGLRWGAASNHFARSDEGTRLPVFIEHNERFRLPADASRDVIMIGPGTGVAPFRAFVQERAAVGAGGRNWLFFGNPHFRSDFLYQVEWQQALKDGTLHRFDLAFSRDQSHKVYVQDRLVERGRELFEWLEGGAHLYVCGDATRMAKDVHAALLSVIARHGGRSAEDAEDYLNTLQQQGRYARDVY
- the cysI gene encoding assimilatory sulfite reductase (NADPH) hemoprotein subunit; translated protein: MSSHSVEDIKQQSARLRGTLLESLANPVTGALNEDDQTLIKYHGSYQQDDRDIREERRLAKLEPAYAFMIRTRTPGGVVSPTQWLKLDGVATTYAERGLRITTRQAFQFHGVIKTELKPTMQAINAALIDTLAACGDVNRNVAVAANPLQSQAHALVHAHAAALSEFLLPNTRAYYEIWLDEERVAGSGSEDEPVYGATYLPRKFKIGFAIPPYNDVDVFAQDLGFIAIVDADGQLLGYNVSVGGGMGATHGDPETYPRLGDVIGFVAPEQLTQVAVAVIAAQRDFGNRVLRKRARLKYTIDDRGLDWFKGEVERRAGFALSDARPFDFVHNGDRFGWVEGADGRAHLTLRIVAGRIWDRDGLSHLTGLREIARVLDAEAPDAQFRLTPNQNLVIAGVPSALRDRVDALTAHYGLDTHARATPLAKNALACVALPTCGLAMAEAERYLPEFTGKVQALLDAQGLRDAPIHLRLSGCPNGCSRPYLGEIALVGKAPGRYNLMLGADHRGQRLNTLYRENVVETQILEALDPLFARYASERLDQEGFGDFLVRAGIVAPPRPTIALHLHDTALTENAA
- a CDS encoding phosphoadenylyl-sulfate reductase, coding for MSPPDPITAAESPRALAELNAWLGGLSASERIAWALEHTAGEHALSSSFGAQAAVSLHLATQQRADLPVILIDTGYLFPETYRFIDQLTDRLGLNLKVYRPQIGIAWMEARLGKLWESGVEGIERYNRMRKVEPMQRALNDLGVRTWIAGLRRSQSRSRAAIDFLQLRDGRWKLHPIADWSDRDVWQYLQQHDLPYHPLWHQGYVSIGDVHTTRPLEPGMNEEETRFFGLKRECGLHFDEPNAA